DNA from Synechococcus sp. CBW1108:
GGTGGGATAAATGGGGTTGGCGCCCGCATCCGGGTAGCAGGCGGTGGCCCGGGATCGCTGTTGATAGGTGTGAAAGTCCAACTAGGGCAGCCCGTTGCGGGCCTGGATGGTAGTTTCCAGCAGTCTGTTGGCGCCTGCATGCCCCAGCCCGATCTCATGCGACGCACCAAGATCGTGGCCACCATCGGGCCCGCCACGGAATCCCCAGAGCGGTTGCGGGAGCTGATAGCCGCTGGCGCCACTACTTTTCGTCTCAATTTTTCCCACGGCGACCACAGCGACCATGCGGTTCGCATCGCCACCATCCGCCAGGTCGCAACCGAGCTGGGCATCGAGATCGGCATTCTTCAGGATCTTCAGGGGCCAAAAATCCGCTTGGGTCGCTTTGCTGATGGACCCATAACTCTGGCCAAGGGAGATCGCTTCGAACTCACATCCCGGGATGTGGCCTGCAACCTGACGATGGCAAGCGTCACCTACGCCAAATTGGCCGACGAGGTGGTGCCCGGCAGCCGCATCCTGCTCGATGACGGCAGGGTGGAGATGGTGGTTGAACAGGTCGACAAAGGCCAGCAGACCCTCCACTGCAGCGTCACCGTCGGCGGGGTGCTCTCCAATAACAAGGGGGTTAACTTCCCCGATGTGCAGCTTTCGATCCGGGCTCTTACCGACAAGGATCGGGCCGATCTCGCCTTTGGCCTGCAGCAGGGGGTCGACTGGGTGGCCCTCAGCTTCGTGCGCAATCCCTCCGACATGGTCGAGATCCGCGAGTTGATCCGCAGCCACGGCTACCAGACTCCAGTGGTGGCAAAGATTGAGAAATTTGAGGCGATCGACCAGATCGACGACATCCTGCCCCTTTGTGACGGGGTGATGGTGGCAAGGGGCGACCTCGGCGTCGAAATGCCTGCCGAGGAAGTGCCCTTGCTCCAGAAGGAGCTGATCCGCAAGGCCAACAGCCTCGGTATCCCGGTTATCACCGCCACCCAGATGCTCGATTCGATGGTGAGTTGCCCAAGGCCCACCAGGGCTGAAGTGAGCGATGTGGCCAATGCCATCCTCGACGGCACAGATGCGGTGATGCTCTCCAATGAGAGTGCTGTCGGCGACTTCCCGGTGGATGCCGTAGCCACGATGGCCACCATTGCCAGGCGGATCGAGCGCGACTACCCCCAGCGCCACCAGGACAGCAACATGGCGCCCACAATTGGCAATGCGATCTGCCAAGCGGTCAGCAGCATCGCCCGCCAGCTCAACGCGGCGGCGATTCTGCCACTTACGAAGGGGGGCTCCACGGCCCGCAACGTCAGCAAGTTCCGGCCCAGCACGCCGATCCTGGCCATCACCAGTGAGGTGCAGGTGGCACGCCAGTTGCAGCTCTGCTGGGGTGTAAATCCCCTTCTGGTGCCGGAGCAGAGCTCTTCCACCAGCACCTTCAGCCTCGCCATGGGCAAGGCCAGGGAGCTTGGCTTCCTCAAGGATGGCGATCTGGTGGTACAAACGGCCGGCACCCTTTCCGGGGTAAGTGGCTCCACCGACTTCATCAAGGTTGGCACTGTCTCGGCCGTGCTCTCCAAGGGAGTCGGCATCGGCAACGGCTCTGTGAGCGGCAGGGTGCGGCTTGTGGATAGCCCGGTAGCCGCCGCCGCCATCCAGACCGGTGAGATCCTGGTGGTACGGGAGACGACGGTTGAGTATGTGGAGGCGATCCGCAAGGCAAAGGCGGTCATCGCGGAAATCGGCGGGATGGAGAGCCACGCTGCCGTGATTGCTCAGAGCACCGGGATCCCAACGATTGTGGGGGTCGCCAATGCCATCGCCAGCCTG
Protein-coding regions in this window:
- the pyk gene encoding pyruvate kinase → MPQPDLMRRTKIVATIGPATESPERLRELIAAGATTFRLNFSHGDHSDHAVRIATIRQVATELGIEIGILQDLQGPKIRLGRFADGPITLAKGDRFELTSRDVACNLTMASVTYAKLADEVVPGSRILLDDGRVEMVVEQVDKGQQTLHCSVTVGGVLSNNKGVNFPDVQLSIRALTDKDRADLAFGLQQGVDWVALSFVRNPSDMVEIRELIRSHGYQTPVVAKIEKFEAIDQIDDILPLCDGVMVARGDLGVEMPAEEVPLLQKELIRKANSLGIPVITATQMLDSMVSCPRPTRAEVSDVANAILDGTDAVMLSNESAVGDFPVDAVATMATIARRIERDYPQRHQDSNMAPTIGNAICQAVSSIARQLNAAAILPLTKGGSTARNVSKFRPSTPILAITSEVQVARQLQLCWGVNPLLVPEQSSSTSTFSLAMGKARELGFLKDGDLVVQTAGTLSGVSGSTDFIKVGTVSAVLSKGVGIGNGSVSGRVRLVDSPVAAAAIQTGEILVVRETTVEYVEAIRKAKAVIAEIGGMESHAAVIAQSTGIPTIVGVANAIASLLQGEIVTLDLQRGEVHRGARSHNSDPNGAIV